One genomic region from Colletotrichum lupini chromosome 7, complete sequence encodes:
- a CDS encoding maltose permease MAL61 produces MTSPKADDTKMQDPECNHFETAKTGTGIATVGAGTGEDIINAERQLSVLQNAKRHWRALLIAFSAGIVFAYDTVTNGASISMPSFLLYFGEIGPTGPYLPSIWTSLWTAMSSLTQALGAILVGFVSDRYGRKWPSCAAAILTLVGAAVQYIAVPRATLMGGKMISGLGIGAVMATATTYIGEVSPLKLRAPLQTCFVIFVLLTQGLALGVIRIFVPDIREQAFRTVIAIQWAVGGLAVITWAVAPESPIWLIKKGKIEAARQVMHTIYGPNHPDERLEYEIQAIRAEQELEMNNNATYAACLQGHNRKRSLTVAFLYSTANIGGAPFLAQNIYFLITAGLEAVHSFDIGIGGFAFAVLIIMASGAYLQRISRRNVVLLGLVINLLFMVIIGTLYWATNKGGLWAIAVLMNLLISLQSAFLQGAGWPIAAEIPSYALRAKTLSIGICAQTFTTWLFNFITPYMYNVDSGNLGARTGFIYAGTSVFLLAGAWFLVPDTTGMTTEEIDKAYESELTPRRFQKHAIPAHMGHDGKSLRDT; encoded by the exons ATGACTTCACCAAAGGCTGACGACACAAAGATGCAGGACCCGGAGTGCAATCACTTTGAGACAGCAAAGACTGGTACCGGGATTGCAACTGTCGGTGCTGGGACTGGTGAAGACATCATCAACGCAGAAAGGCAGCTCTCGGTCCTTCAGAATGCAAAAAGACATTGGCGAGCTCTGCTCATAG CCTTTTCCGCCGGCATCGTATTCGCCTACGACACAGTCACCAATGGAGCCTCGATCTCGATGCCCTCGTTTCTACTATACTTTGGCGAAATCGGACCGACAGGACCCTATCTCCCTTCCATATGGACCTCGTTGTGGACTGCAATGTCTTCACTTACGCAGGCCCTTGGTGCCATTTTGGTTGGCTTCGTTTCTGATCGATATGGGCGAAAGTGGCCATCCTGCGCTGCAGCTATTTTGACTTTAGTCGGCGCTGCGGTGCAGTATATCGCTGTGCCGCGTGCAACTTTAATGGGTGGTAAGATGATTTCGGGTCTGGGTATTGGTGCTGTGATGGCAACCGCTACGACGTACATCGGTGAA GTGTCGCCTCTGAAACTTCGCGCCCCCTTACAGACCTGTTTCGTTATCTTTGTTCTTCTCACTCAGGGTCTGGCATTGGGCGTGATCCGTATATTCGTTCCTGATATTCGAGAGCAAGCGTTCAGGACGGTCATTGCTATCCAGTGGGCCGTTGGTGGCTTAGCTGTTATCACCTGGGCTGTGGCACCAGA GTCCCCTATTTGGTTGATCAAGAAGGGCAAAATTGAAGCTGCGCGACAGGTCATGCATACGATCTACGGTCCGAACCACCCCGATGAGCGCCTCGAGTATGAGATACAAGCTATCCGCGCGGAACAAGAACTCGAAATGAACAACAACGCTACATACGCAGCATGTCTTCAGGGCCATAACCGGAAGAGGTCTTTGACCGTCGCGTTTCTTTACTCGACAGCCAACATTGGCGGCGCCCCCTTTCTAGCTCAGAACATCTACTTCCTCATTACTGCCGGTCTTGAGGCCGTTCACTCTTTCGACATTGGTATCGGCGGCTTCGCTTTTGCTGTGCTGATTATAATGGCTAGTGGAGCATATCTGCAGCGTATTAGTCGGCGAAACGTCGTGCTGCTAGGCCTCGTGATCAACCTTCTTTTCATGGTTATCATTGGCACGCTTTACTGGGCCACAAACAAGGGTGGCCTTTGGGCAATCGCCGTTTTGATGAACCTACTCATCTCCCTACAGTCGGCGTTCCTGCAAGGCGCTGGTTGGCCTATCGCCGCCGAGATCCCATCGTACGCGCTTCGTGCCAAAACTCTGTCTATCGGCATTTGCGCGCAGACCTTCACGACTTGGCTGTTCAACTTCATCACCCCTTACATGTATAACGTTGACTCCGGCAACCTCGGAGCCCGCACCGGGTTCATCTACGCTGGAACATCCGTGTTCTTGCTGGCAGGGGCATGGTTTCTTGTCCCAGATACCACGGGGATGACGACGGAGGAAATTGACAAGGCTTATGAGTCTGAACTGACGCCCAGGAGGTTTCAAAAGCACGCTATTCCGGCTCACATGGGCCATGATGGCAAGTCGTTGCGAGATACTTGA
- a CDS encoding murein transglycosylase, producing the protein MKVTNPIIPGFAPDPTIVVHNGTYILVNSSFHVFPGLPIYTSTNLVDWELKGHALCRTTQLSLSSAFTKFIPLPHGIPLIITGGLFAPTLRHFENKFYIVCTYAWEKPGGAHEFQNFLLSCHEDKIFSEDGWSDAVPFEFPGIDPGLFFDEISGRAYLHGSYRTGPPWAPDCSIRQFEIDVETGAALSDTRFLWKGAAGKDDAEGPHIYFKDGWYYLLTAESSTFEGHQINMARSKDMWGPYEGCPNNPLLTAFEKDEAVRWTGHGDLFQDTRGNWFCVHLGIRHDDDSIQRHPLGRETFLTSVDWPKDAWPRISQTKLSLDLDLEDGSNAVQHGVFKDLNRQVEDLYIRTPIPQNYSYSAKDNTHSLCAQTSTLASPSGTSTFVGRRQRSHLGSASTTIRLSSKGSEGLPLVGLTVYKDSLRHAVIQIDPQERKISSILVAIQDQEPKSIDLGSAAIPKSAREIELRIQTKPDEYGFLWRVKSSGEGTQWQSLGNVDPVLLSGYDMTGTLYGIFAISNSTPGSTGDQWADFEDFMVE; encoded by the coding sequence ATGAAGGTTACCAACCCCATCATCCCAGGGTTCGCTCCTGATCCAACCATAGTTGTCCACAATGGCACTTACATCCTCGTCAATTCCTCTTTCCACGTGTTCCCTGGGTTGCCCATCTACACTTCTACAAACCTCGTGGATTGGGAGCTGAAGGGTCATGCCCTATGTCGAACCACTCAGCTGTCTCTATCTAGTGCCTTTACCAAATTCATCCCTCTGCCTCATGGCATCCCACTCATCATCACCGGCGGTCTGTTCGCACCAACACTCCGTCATTTCGAAAACAAGTTTTATATTGTGTGTACATATGCTTGGGAGAAGCCTGGTGGAGCACACGAGTTCCAGAACTTCTTGCTTAGCTGTCACGAAGACAAAATATTCTCAGAGGATGGCTGGTCAGATGCAGTGCCATTCGAGTTCCCGGGTATTGATCCAGGATTATTCTTCGATGAGATTTCCGGAAGGGCATATCTTCACGGCTCTTATCGAACTGGGCCTCCATGGGCACCAGATTGCTCAATTCGCCAGTTCGAAATCGACGTTGAGACCGGTGCAGCCTTGTCAGACACGAGATTTCTCTGGAAGGGTGCCGCCGGCAAAGATGATGCTGAGGGGCCGCACATTTACTTCAAAGACGGCTGGTACTATCTGTTGACCGCCGAATCTTCGACCTTTGAGGGTCACCAGATCAACATGGCGAGATCCAAAGATATGTGGGGACCTTACGAGGGTTGTCCGAACAACCCTTTATTGACTGCATTCGAGAAAGACGAAGCCGTTCGTTGGACTGGCCATGGTGATCTATTCCAAGACACTAGAGGAAATTGGTTCTGCGTTCACCTAGGAATACGACATGATGATGACAGTATTCAACGCCATCCACTAGGCCGCGAAACTTTTCTCACTTCGGTTGACTGGCCCAAGGATGCATGGCCCAGAATTTCTCAGACAAAGCTGAGCCTAGATCTTGACCTAGAAGATGGATCGAACGCGGTACAGCACGGTGTCTTCAAGGATCTGAATCGGCAAGTTGAAGACCTCTACATCCGGACTCCCATTCCTCAAAACTACTCGTACTCTGCCAAGGACAATACCCATTCTTTGTGCGCTCAGACCTCGACCCTAGCTAGCCCATCAGGCACATCCACGTTCGTTGGCCGCAGGCAAAGATCTCACTTAGGATCAGCTTCGACGACGATACGTCTATCTTCCAAAGGGTCCGAAGGACTACCACTGGTCGGCTTAACGGTATACAAGGATAGCCTGCGGCATGCAGTCATCCAGATTGATCCGCAAGAGCGCAAGATATCTTCCATTCTGGTGGCAATCCAAGATCAGGAGCCCAAGTCGATCGATTTAGGCTCGGCTGCCATACCCAAGTCTGCTAGGGAAATCGAGCTCCGCATTCAGACCAAGCCCGACGAATACGGATTCCTCTGGAGAGTCAAGAGTTCTGGAGAAGGAACCCAGTGGCAAAGTCTAGGAAACGTTGACCCCGTCCTGCTTTCGGGTTACGACAtgacgggcactttgtaCGGCATCTTCGCCATTTCGAACAGCACACCAGGCTCTACCGGAGATCAGTGGGCAGATTTTGAGGATTTCATGGTTGAATAG
- a CDS encoding acyl-protein thioesterase, which produces MQSLNYSSDSKDRTLADAFPSFRWVFPQAKIRKAMALGDKVSQWFDIWNVNNFADHEEHQAEGLRDSVAAIREILATEAELLGGKWNRIILAGISQGAAAGVHTLLNLRLPPGQSRLGAFVGFSCRMPFPGRNLTDTRAILGLGDVPEGCALLEHTPILLEHCVDDPLVLVSNGRILRDTLGRFGAQVEWKEYQEGGHWFNSPSGMDDVVQFLNSHLSE; this is translated from the coding sequence ATGCAGTCACTAAATTACTCCAGCGACTCAAAAGATCGCACTCTGGCCGACGCTTTCCCATCTTTTCGCTGGGTCTTTCCTCAAGCAAAAATACGAAAGGCGATGGCGCTCGGCGATAAGGTCTCGCAATGGTTTGACATCTGGAACGTAAACAACTTTGCCGATCACGAAGAGCATCAAGCTGAGGGGCTCCGAGACAGTGTCGCCGCCATCCGAGAGATCCTCGCCACAGAGGCGGAGCTGCTAGGAGGCAAGTGGAACCGCATCATTCTAGCTGGAATAAGTCAAGGTGCAGCAGCCGGCGTCCATACTCTACTCAATTTACGACTCCCACCGGGGCAATCCAGACTTGGAGCCTTTGTCGGCTTTTCCTGCCGCATGCCGTTCCCTGGGAGAAATCTCACCGATACCCGGGCAATTCTCGGGCTTGGGGATGTCCCAGAAGGATGTGCGCTTCTGGAACATACTCCTATCTTACTAGAGCATTGTGTTGATGACCCCCTGGTGCTGGTTTCCAATGGCCGTATCTTGAGGGACACCCTGGGTAGGTTTGGTGCACAAGTTGAGTGGAAAGAGTATCAAGAAGGGGGGCATTGGTTTAATTCACCTTCAGGAATGGATGATGTTGTTCAATTCTTGAACTCCCATCTCTCTGAATGA
- a CDS encoding serine carboxypeptidase → MKLLNLFSGLLCASSALAFKKPTKPTLPRSIVERRSANQPFSHPEIQKRASQFLTEKTKAFAVNGTGIPEVPFDIGESYAGLLPISDSPDETRELFFWFFPSSAAQTPEEVVIWLNGGPGCSSLSGFLTENGPFTWEAGTLAPVQNPYSWTNLTNMLWVEQPVGVGYSQGVPNITDEVQLATEFRGFYKSFIDTFDLKTWKTYITGESYAGYYVPYIADGFISANDTDYFNLAGISINDPIIGDETIQQQVVILPYVEFWNNLFYLNETFMEQVRDRQDSCNYSSYLDTYFQFPPPQEPFPVLPDPYNSDVYACDMFDTFYEAIIEVNPCFNIYHITETCPHPYSQLGIVNSGDYTPPGAEIYFNRTDVKKALNAPLNSNWQQCTNVNVFGNGTRRGSDQSNGPAITGALQRVIEFTNNTIIGSGDLDMLLSTNGTLFAIQNMTWNGAQGLSEYPTTPLIAPYHPEYNAGALAGAGIQGVWTADRGLTFYTARLAGHELPGYTPGVAYRMLEILLGKIDNFSNTDDFTTQTGNFTGNGTIYKRNH, encoded by the exons ATGAAGCTCCTCAACCTCTTCAGCGGGCTGCTTTGCGCCTCTTCTGCGCTTGCTTTCAAGAAGCCGACCAAGCCTACGCTTCCGAGGTCCATTGTCGAGAGGCGCTCGGCCAACCAGCCCTTCTCTCACCCTGAGATTCAGAAGCGCGCCTCCCAATTTTTGACGGAGAAGACTAAGG CCTTCGCTGTCAATGGCACTGGTATTCCCGAAGTGCCCTTCGACATTGGCGAATCCTACGCTGGATTGCTCCCCATCTCCGACAGCCCCGACGAGACTCGCGAGCTTTTCTTCTGGTTCTTCCCCTCATCAGCCGCGCAGACCCCTGAAGAGGTGGTTATCTG GCTCAATGGTGGACCAGGATGTTCCTCTCTTTCCGGTTTCCTCACGGAGAACGGCCCATTCACTTGGGAAGCGGGCACACTTGCCCCCGTTCAGAACCCCTACTCATGGACCAACTTGACCAACATGCTGTGGGTCGAGCAGCCCGTCGGTGTTGGCTACTCCCAGGGAGTACCCAATATCACCGATGAGGTCCAGCTTGCGACCGAGTTCCGCGGTTTCTACAAGAGCTTCATCGACACCTTTGACCTCAAGACCTGGAAGACCTACATCACTGGAGAGTCGTACGCCGGATACTACGTCCCATACATTGCTGACGGTTTCATTTCCGCCAACGATACCGACTACTTTAACCTGGCCGGTATCTCGATCAACGACCCCATCATCGGCGACGAGACGATTCAGCAGCAGGTTGTCATCCTCCCCTACGTCGAGTTCTGGAACAACCTCTTCTACCTCAACGAGACCTTCATGGAGCAAGTCCGCGACCGCCAGGACTCGTGCAACTACTCCTCCTACCTCGACACCTACTTCCAGTTCCCGCCGCCCCAGGAGCCCTTCCCCGTCCTGCCCGATCCCTACAACAGCGATGTCTACGCCTGCGACATGTTCGATACCTTCTACGAGGCCATCATCGAGGTCAACCCCTGCTTCAACATCTACCACATCACCGAGACCTGCCCGCACCCATACTCCCAGCTCGGCATCGTGAACAGCGGCGACTACACCCCGCCTGGCGCCGAGATCTACTTCAACCGCACCGACGTCAAGAAGGCGCTCAACGCACCCCTCAACTCCAATTGGCAGCAGTGCACCAATGTCAACGTTTTCGGAAACGGAACTCGCCGCGGCTCTGACCAGTCTAACGGCCCCGCCATCACTGGTGCCCTGCAGCGCGTTATCGAGTTCACCAACAACACCATCATCGGCTCTGGTGACCTCGACATGCTTCTCAGCACCAACGGTACGCTTTTCGCGATCCAGAACATGACCTGGAACGGCGCGCAGGGTCTGTCGGAGTATCCCACTACGCCTCTCATCGCTCCTTACCACCCCGAGTACAATGCTGGCGCGCTTGCCGGCGCCGGTATTCAGGGTGTGTGGACCGCCGATCGTGGATTGACCTTCTACACTGCTCGTCTTGCCGGCCATGAGCTGCCCGGATACACTCCTGGTGTCGCGTACCGCATGCTCGAGATTCTGCTCGGAAAGATTGACAACTTCAGCAACACTGATGACTTCACTACCCAGACTGGTAACTTTACCGGAAACGGTACCATTTACAAGAGAAACCACTAG